The Schistocerca gregaria isolate iqSchGreg1 chromosome X, iqSchGreg1.2, whole genome shotgun sequence nucleotide sequence tctttgcaagttgcttgaacggatggtgagacatcgcttgaattgggtactggagtctcggggcctgcTGGCTCCGTCTCGGGGTGGGTTCCGTGAACGCCGCTcctccgccgacaatctggtgaacctggagtcggccatccgtactgcctttgcccaccgtcagcatctAGTCGCTGCCTTTATTGACATGTGGAAGGCGTAGGatatgacatggcgtcatcacatcctttctacgcttcatggatggggccttaggggccctctgccgatctatatccgcaattttctgtcatatcttacattccgcttgcacgtcgcggcctcatatagttcctcccgagtccaggagaaggGTGTgctacagggttctgttctaagtgtctgtctgtttttaatagccattaacgggctcgctgcggccgtgggaaatactgtctccgcttccctgtatgctgacgacttctgcctttactacagctctattggcattgcagctgctgaacatcaGCAACAGGGCACAatccgcaaggcacagtcttgggctgtagcggatggttttcagtttttggctaccaagacctgcgttatgtatttctgccggcgacgcactgttcacccggagcctcGGCTTTACCTTGACGGCGAGCttgttacagtggtggagttacataggtttatgggggtggtttttgatgcccagttgacttggccgcctcatattcggcagcttaaacaggtgtgttggcggcatctaaatgctctgcgatgcctgagccacaccaggtggggcgccgaccgatctactctcctacggctttaccaggcgttaatccagtcccgtctggactatgggagtctggcgtATGGCTCattatccccatctgcgttgcggcgaCTGGACCCAATCCCCTCACAGCGGGATacaacttgccactggtgccttccggaccagccctttggacagcatacttgtggaaggAGGTGACCCTCCACTGCGGTtatgacgccaacaattactggctgcttatgctgcccatgtgtttagcttgcccgggcatccaaattatcgtgtcctgttcccgcagtcagtcgtctgtctgccagaacgtcggccccggtcgggttgtccgatcactGTACgcatcaaacagcttctctacgggcttgggtgtttccctgtaccacttcctttccgggcccctctgcggacacccccatggtgtgtgcctcgctctTGCCTTCGGCttaacttggcacatggcccgaaggactcagtcccgccggaggccttccgacgccgcttttattccatcctggccacatatcagggctctggcattgtctataccgatggttcgatggttgctggtcgtgtcggttatgcactaactctaggggaccattctgaacaacattcgttgccggctggctgcagtgtttacactgctgagctggtccctttaacccccacaaaccaaccaaccagatatTGAACAGCAATCCTTGCCTGATGACTGCAGTGTTTTTactgctgagctggtggctatatctcgtgttcTTGAACaaatccgttcatgccctggggagtcacaTCTTCTGTGTATTGACACCTTGAGCgcatacaagctatcgaccagtgctaccctcatcatcctttggtagcgaccatccaggagtccatctatgccttggaacggtccagttgttcagtggtgtttgtctggacttcAGGTCaaatcggaatcccaggcaacaaacttgccgacaggtTCGCCAcacaggctatgcggaaaccgcttatggagatcagcttctctgcaactgacctgcgttcagtactaaaccacaaggttttgcggctttgggagacggaatggcataacctcagtacgtacaacaaactgtgtgccattaaggagactacaaatgtgtggaagacctccataccggcctctcacagggactctgtggttctctgtcggctccgcAGTGGCCACTCTTGGGTGACACAGCTATCTCCTGTGTCCTGATGACCCATGTCAGTGTTGGTGCAGGGCcctgctgacagtggcccatatcttggtgagctgtcctccttcggCTGCCCTGCAACAGACTCTTAAGTTACCAGACTCATTGCCATTAATTTCAGCCGACAAcacctcatcggctaatttagttttacgttttatacgtgatGGTGGGTTTTATCGTTCTATATAACTTtttgcgcatgtcctttgtccctttgtgttctccaccttAATtcttttaggctggatgttttaatgtgtcacagagtggctggcttttcctttttaatcTCGTTgtcggccagccacggtcatctgctctcttgtattTATCCCttttacctgtttcttgcttctctctgtggtttttttccccccatagtagtgttggttgtccttccatcgttcttctggttcttccattctcttgttattgtgctgtatgtctcctttcttttcttctttcccatgtgtaattattttactgggaacaagggaccgataaccttgcattttggtccccccccccccccccccctttaaaccaaccaaccaataggtTTGTGGACAGAACATATTTACAGCTGTATTACAAGAAGACTAAATGAAAATTATGAAATCCCTTAATGAATCTGTTTGCATTTAATCTGATTATTCTGAAATAAATGTCTGAGGTTTAGTATTGGTATACTTTCGTTTCCCCACCCTTACTATTCTCACAACTCTGTCCCTGTTGTCCCCTTCCtccctgccaccaccaccaccaccaccaccaccaccaccaccaccaccaccctgacctcaaccctcctccCCTTCTccatctcccctccctctcccttatacaaatttgttcattttaatcactttctaaacttttatttttgtttgttttaggtgAGGGTACAGGAACACAAACTCCACCAGATTTTTTTCCTATCAGTTTGCCACCACCAGTGATGAGAGATGAAGAATTGCCAAAAAATAAAGGATCTACACTAGTAAAAGAGACTTCCTCAATTACCACACACTCATCAGTTCAAACTCCATCTCATGGTCCAGGAATTATGAAAAAATATCGTCAGAATGTTGCAATGCAGGCTATTCTCAAGAAAATGGACCAGGAATCTGTTAAAACAGCAGAAGCAAAGCAGGTAGGCACCTGAATATACAGGCTATCCCAAAACGTGTTGAGTCCAAATGGTATACACAAGAGAGGATCCTAAACAGAGTGCATTGAGAAAAGAAAACAGTTGTCGGAAGTgaatatttagtttttttattgacTTACTTACACCAAATGGAGGCAACGTTAACTTGTATCAGTTATTAAAAGTGATTACTGCCAGTCTTCCTGCATGTGTTATAACAATATACAATATTTGTTTAGAAATGGGGATTTTTGTTTGTTGGAAAGAATTTTATTTGTTTGGCTACATTAATGTTATACGCTCAAAATAGTCCCCGATAGATATTACACACTTAGACCAGTGCTTTTTGGAAGCCCTCAAACACTTCTGTAACTTAATCTTTGGGTTAGCTTTTATCTCTCTTAATAATCTGTTTTAGTCTCACAGATGTGTGTCAAACAATAGCCTTtgaaggttttatttatttttaggaacAGAAAAAAGTCATGTGGGCTGTCTGAGGAAGATGGAGGCTGGACCAGTATTGTTTTGTCACAAATTCAGGCTCCCTTTTTCTGCATTGCTTCACACAAATGTCATTGAATTTGTAAATAGTACTCATTGATCATTCAACCTTGTGGCAAGAACTCGCTGTGTGCTATGCCTTTAAAATCGAAGGACACAGATTGCATAACCTTCGCATTTGACAGTACTCAGTGAGCTCATTTCAATGTTGGCCATCCAGAATGCTTCCACTGGGATGATTGAGACTTACTCTAGGTGTCATACCCATAAATCCATGTTTCAACAAGAATTAAGGTCCATTTCAATGGTTCTGTATAGCTGTTGTCTTCATCTAGCTACTTCTGAACAACTTAAAATCACCGTTGTTTTGTTCagaattcaacaattttggaacacattttgCTGTCCTACATCTTATACGAaaacatgtgaaaagtttccaggGGTGATCTTGTTCATATGCCAACATCATCAGTCTTTTACTGACTTCAAAACTCATAGACTCTTGTTTTTCTTATAGCAAACTCACcaaaaataatatttaacatttttaaaattttattgctctTCATTCTATTCATATAGCAAAATGTAATACAGATTCTCTGAACCATTTAATACAAAATATTAGTTGCCAATATTACCAAAACACATATGACCTTTTTGACAGCTAACAACAGACTGAGTATCTGATGTGGTTTACACTATACAGGTACTTTTGAAATGTTTACCAACACGATGACAACAAACACTCACAAATtggatgaataaaacacacacaattaTTTCACATACTGTTATTTTTGGACACGTCTAGTGTACAATATTGCCTTACTTTTTCAGATATCCCTACTGTTTGTTTTACAATGAGACAGGCAACCATGACCAGCTCTTCCTTCTTTCTTGTAGGATTTCATACACACAATAAATAATGTAaccactatgggggggggggggggggggggggacactgtgAACCTCTCTCAATCAGGATTTAGAATcctccactgtgtgtgtgtgtgtgtatgattttCATCGTAAAGGTATAGTACACCATGTAAAACGTGTAAATATAAATGGTTTACAATGAAAAAATGTGTATAACCTGTGTGAATGTATTCTTGCATGGGGTATCTGCATATTGAAGCTTTCGAGGTTCCAACGGGATAGTAGAATTAAAACTGTATATATTTTTGGTAATAGTCATGTCCACCATTTGCTAGCAGGCAACAGAAGAGTATGATACAAATTTTCCAAGTCACAAAGTTTTATTGTTGTTTCCATGTTTCTATTGAATCACTTTCATCATTTATATCTTGGCCTTTATGTCCAGCAGAACATTATGTAGCATAGCAACACTGCAGAAAGGGAAGGAATCTCATAATCATTTCAGTAAATAACTTTTCTGCAGTTACACTTTATTTCATCATAACTAAGTTAAACTTGAATAAAAACTGCTGCAGCTGTTATAAATCCTTTTATTAAAGCCACAACAgttttgtaatttaaattataTCGTCAAAGATATTGTCCTGGCATATGTCATTCCTAGAGATAATGGGCAGAAGTTTAAACAAGGGGAGAAGATGAAATGATAGCCCCATAAGCTGTCAGGGGTTTACATCACTGCCTATAATCACTGCCAGTTTGAGTATATTGACTAAACAGGAAGGTCCTTCAAGGTTAGGTTTAAGGAACATGTTTCTGGTTTGGGTCCTGGTTGTGCCTCAAGTTCACATTTAACTGACTTGGGTCACTCAGTTTCTAGTATTACATCTGGTCTTACAATTTTGCATACagaacagtctctttgttgtgtctGCCTGCAGCTCAGAAATCTGCACTGTggagtgagtagcaatctgtcatttATATAATATTGTCTTTATTACAGGATTTTCCACTGTCAGACTAAaatgttcatttttgttttgttttttctgtatATAATAAATATCTTTCTTTGCAGGTCACTTTTAAAACACCTACACCAGTTGGGTCAGACTCGGAAAAGAAAACCCAGAATAAACAGATAAAAGGATCCCAGGAAAAGCAAATTGCACATCAGCCACCAAGCAAAACCATAAGTATTGCAGTACACACTAGTAATGATAAGAATAAATCTGCAAATGCTTCAGATTCTGTAGGGAAAAATGTTACATTCACCCTTCATGGTAGTCAAGAAAATACACAGATACAGAAGGAGAAACTAAATGTTCCCGATAAAGTTCATTCAACTGCCATCAACTTTCAGGATAAGAATGCAGCACCACTGATCAAAATGGGGCAGGATACAGTCGCTGGGAGTGCATTTTTGGGGTCAACCTCATTTGGTTCACCCACTCCACAAGAAAAGAGCTTTACAGTGCCTGCCCAAAATTCGCAGAAGAAGAGTGTAACATTCACTGATGaaaaaattttgtcatttgctGCCCAGGTGTTTCAGAATAGAGGTTTGGCGTATAAGGGCGCATTTTCTTCTCCGGTACAACAGGATAAAACCAGTCCATTGTCCTCTCCAGCTGTTCAGGAGAAGGCATCACCATATGCCACCCAGGGAACTGACAATAAAACTAGCAGCACATATCCTGTAGCTAATATAAAAGAGAAGCCTATTACATACTCTGCAGTAGTCCAGCAAGAAACAGCTAAACAACCTATTGCAGAAACGTCTACATGGATTTACAACAAAAATGCTATGCAGCCACCGCCTCCTCGAGATGTGCGTGGCCCTGTGGCATTGACCTCCCAAACCAGAACAGAATTGCCGGGAACACAGGTGTTCGGAGGAGTCGGGAGCTTTTCACAAGATATATTGAAAACTCCATTATTTAAGTTGCCCGACATACAAGAATTACGCAATACATCAGACAGTAATGTATCGAGCCCACAACTGTATTCATCGGGAAATGCTCTCGGaacagaaatgcaaaaaatacCACAATCACAGTACTCTATGGAAATTAATAAGAGTGTGTATACCGGGCCAGATGTGAATACGAAACCAGACTTCACAAATGTTTCCAGTGTCGATTCTAGTCAGCTCCACATTCCCGCAGCCATAGGAAGTGAGCATAGTGCATTTCAGTCTCCAAGTGTAAACTTCGCACATCCACATTCTGGCTCTAGAAATTTTCCAGATCAATTGGGGAAAGTACGGCCACCTCCAGGTTACACTCTGGCTCATGTTCCACAGACACCTATAAACTGGTGGAAAGAAGATGTTACACCTGCTTCTCCATTGACAACTTGGTGGAAGATGGATACGGCCTCAGGAAACAGATCAGTCTCACATCCTCCTGGAGATGACAGTACAGGCATACAGTACAGTCCTCTTGGATATGGAAGGCCACCATCACAACAGTTACCACTAAATCTTGGAAATGAAGGTTCTGGGAAAACAGACACTGGATATGGCAGCCACTTATGGAGTATGAGCTCACCTAGTTCATCTGTGGAGGTAAATCTGCATCACAAACTGGTTGGTGGCACTGGGCAGCAACAAGCCAGCTACACTACCAGTGGCCATCAGCAACCAACCTACTCAGCTTCAGGCCAGCAGCAGACCACTTACACAAGGCCTGATAACTCCCTCACAGGAATGTTCACCTCTGACGTAAATATGCCAATGTTTGGCCCACGAGATACAACAGAACGAGGATTGTCGGAGGTAATTATTTAATAAATGCACTGTTCATActtcattaattttatattattagaGCACGTAACATTTATCCAATATTTTGTTTTATGCAAGATATCACTACAGTATTAAAAGTTTTGCTTGCTAAGTCTTTGCATCTGATGGCATGATAAACAGGGGAGAAACTGGCACATAATAGTATATTATCTAAGACTTCCTTACCAGGTTATCTTCCAgtcattagttagttagttagtttttttttcctccagAAGATAAAGCTGTTCATTAAACTGAGCATTCAACTCGATTCTGGCGGTATGCGAGAAAGGGGAGGCATCtgtgaggcgggggaggggggggctgtgGTTAAATAGTAGAAGGAAACCAATTATCagttacagtaagcagattcaaatggatgtacgttgcattagttatggagagatggagaggcttgcataaGACAGaccagcatggagagttgcatcaaatcggaCTGTAGACAATGATAAGAACAGTGTTGAAATTAGAACAACAGACTATTTGCTACAATTTCACAAGCCCTATTCTGCTGGTGCTGTTGGGTCCTTGCGTGTATGCCACATCCCTACAATCCCAACTACTCTTTTTCTGATACATTGACAATTCTTTGAGTCTGGATTAATTTTGTCTGTACTTATGGCATGGAGTACATTATTTAATTCACATTAAATGAGATGCATGCGATGAGGTGTACGCGAACCTCCAGGGCCGAAATGCACatacgtgcgtgcgtgcgtaccattattgcttcagctaacacagtgctaAGTTGTGCTATCATACATCCAAGGGAGCAGCAGTAATATGCAATAAACGACAAGCCGggtggaaaaaaaaattttcaatatgTGTAAGAAAACGACCTATATCCCAAGCTAGTTCCACAATCCCACAATGACGTAGTTGCCTACAAGATAATTATCAATCAAAAAAGCAAATGGCTTGGATCTGATGCAGTTGCTCTGTTTAATGCTTTGAATGGGTCACTACTGTGGTGTAACACTTGTACATGGTAACAGAGTGATATAATGAatgtttagtttattattgtttaattaaacagtgatttagctcatatgatgtgagtttattttatcattatttaattaattaagattaaactgtgattttgaccATATGTACTTAGCTTGATAACATAAAGAAAGCTATTCTTTACATTTGTACAAAGTACACTGCGCACCCACTCGTGTTACAACAAACACCATACCCACTTGAGAGTTAAAGTAGGCAAAAACTCAATGTCTGTTAACAATCCACAAGTGAACATCTTGTTAGCTTTCAAAATCAATCTGATTGCCATTTCCAACCTAACGCCTCATTACAGTTTTCTATATTTACTAATGTAGGTCATACAACATTACTTGGTGCCCTTACATTTTGATTACCTTCCATTACTGGAGCTTTCGACAATTCCTGTAGCGATTTTAAATCATCTGTTTGTACCtcattggttgttgtcaggtgggaATTGATACATCACTCAGTTCCTCATAGGTCCAAAAACACATCGTCCCACAGAGCTCTGTTCTGAGTCGTACACTCTTCACCGCCACTAACGGGCTAGTGACTTCCATCCGACCACTCATCTCCCCTGCACTCTATGTCAATGACTTTTGCATTTGGTATAGCTGtactttgtaacaggaatttcttaaCACACTTTAGAAAAACTTCGGGGACTGGCTACtactcttctcaactactgcttccctttaaaGTCCTTCAAAGCCTTGACCAAATGCCAGATCCAAGGTGTCATCAGAAGGGCCTCTACCTGGACCCTCCCCCATGGACTCCAGTCACTCACCCATGGAAACGCGAGTTGTGCATTTCTGTTGTTGTACAACTGTCCTCCTGATCCAGAACTCTACTTGAATACCCAGTGCTTGGACATTGCTTTTCAGTCCTGATTTTTGGGATTCCTGCTTGATAACAAATTGATGTGCTTGCTTCCTATTCATTAACAACAAATAAGTGCATGTGAAAGCTTAATGCTCATTGCTTCCTTATTCATACCTCAAGGTGTGAGCTTTCACTACTCTGCTCCATATTTACTGAGCCCTGGTCTCATCCCGATTGGACAATGTTCACTAGATTAATGACTAGCAGTACTTCCAGCTTCAAAATTGTTATGACTCCAGTCTATCATTGTACAGTAAGACCGCCCTTGGCACTGTTTGAACTAGTCCCATAGACAGTTTTCTTGCCAAAATGCCATCTGACATTTTCCTAGTCATCTATCGTAACATATTCTTTTAGCATGCTAGAAatgtcaacacactcaccctcAGGTGGGACTACCAGTTGTAATGTGCCTCTGCTGGGACTTCTAACTTACATAGAATGTGCACCCTTGTGGCATCTCCCTATACATGCTGGATCTTGGGACTCTTGACCCTAACACTTGCCAGCTGTCTCTGTCATCGCTCTTTTCCTCcgttttaattgtttttatatgaTGTTGCCACCTTTGTCTGGTGCACCATATTTTCTGTTCTAGGGGTAGCACTCTAATGAGTAGTGGGTGCTGTTCCCCTCTGTAAAACTTTGACTACAACAGATCAGGAGTGGAACAGTTGTGGGAGGGAGCCTAAGGGAGCTACTCCTCTGGCTTCACCCACTTGGTGACCTGATTATTTCTCTCAACTTGTTTTATTATTGTCAGTCCAACTGATATTCGTTACATTTCTAGCCTCTCACTTTTACTATTAGAAATCTTCCAGATAGAAGTTATTTTTTTAGTTTGTAACTGTGTTTATCCTTAATCAGGTTGGCAGAGGGTCAGTTGGAGGTGGGGTTTCTCCCACTACAGGCGAGCCTTTGGGGATCATTTATCTGCTCTGACCCATATACTTTTAATTTTCCAGAAATTATTTCTCAGCTCTGGCATCAATATTGTTTTCAGTAGTTTGGTTATAGAACAGTTGTGGCAGATGTCACTAATGCTAGATGAAGTCGGTCTTGACCAGCTGATTGCCTCAGGATGTGCCTTATCAAATAATTCCTTCCTTAAGTTTGTGTCATTAAGTTCTTTTTCTCCATATTGAATCAGTACCTCATTATTATTTGATCTACAcatgtaatctgtaaaca carries:
- the LOC126299523 gene encoding uncharacterized protein LOC126299523; protein product: MSVCESLLSMVLQSVENVLKKAETLKDQLMNIENIACDKDGMVCQQKLQRIYHDALIRDLEYSLDHKAEVDLWNHGFRNSIVTLQSLARDKKNPRRDESENKLTRFLESATAFYSALLHDVCSAFDLELPFRRNGRSYACPKKILPPKSVAKPNKNSCYYMCQYCLVHLGDLARYRHLGRQAELFYRYAVQLSPCSGHPYNQLALVEAARGDRLSTVFYYVRSVSVRHPFPAAALNLTKTLNQYVDEEIDVEGRAKLTVPECVTVFLRFHGLLSKLTDLEVAEKYVKLLTNTLTALVATESFSATQLVQMLAINLYALHQRKDCAFLNKSTVLSDSGLEASELQAKRLVLHLVAGSLSAFLLPVYTLKDGEALLDYFALPAIKLTLDWIHLESEVLQEEAFATRRQIWPSLCKLLNVIQPYLADFSADKWTFVPLPEDKNLQCFIPLERLLNNYRFVFDEPKMEAETTNKLRASRLIEFGIWLSEQENHKLLKTRKDSGENDKLVFELAYMMPADMAHKEIVTVQETKDDILDTSTLTEIGSLDSDSTSGIGEGTGTQTPPDFFPISLPPPVMRDEELPKNKGSTLVKETSSITTHSSVQTPSHGPGIMKKYRQNVAMQAILKKMDQESVKTAEAKQVTFKTPTPVGSDSEKKTQNKQIKGSQEKQIAHQPPSKTISIAVHTSNDKNKSANASDSVGKNVTFTLHGSQENTQIQKEKLNVPDKVHSTAINFQDKNAAPLIKMGQDTVAGSAFLGSTSFGSPTPQEKSFTVPAQNSQKKSVTFTDEKILSFAAQVFQNRGLAYKGAFSSPVQQDKTSPLSSPAVQEKASPYATQGTDNKTSSTYPVANIKEKPITYSAVVQQETAKQPIAETSTWIYNKNAMQPPPPRDVRGPVALTSQTRTELPGTQVFGGVGSFSQDILKTPLFKLPDIQELRNTSDSNVSSPQLYSSGNALGTEMQKIPQSQYSMEINKSVYTGPDVNTKPDFTNVSSVDSSQLHIPAAIGSEHSAFQSPSVNFAHPHSGSRNFPDQLGKVRPPPGYTLAHVPQTPINWWKEDVTPASPLTTWWKMDTASGNRSVSHPPGDDSTGIQYSPLGYGRPPSQQLPLNLGNEGSGKTDTGYGSHLWSMSSPSSSVEVNLHHKLVGGTGQQQASYTTSGHQQPTYSASGQQQTTYTRPDNSLTGMFTSDVNMPMFGPRDTTERGLSEVTACNIGSYAPGGSLFPMPTRHSGPGGDNTYSLFSSTQWATPSTTQSSQQGMSFGGLMSASGSSGLGTQSLWSGPGPSPLERLLEQQKRLREGPASKKGT